CCGGACTTTCCAGGGGATTTTAAAAATAACCACACCAGAAACTATACTTCCATCAATTCCTTTTCTTTATGACTGGTCTGCTGATCGATCTTGGAAATATACTCATCGGTCAATTTTTGAATTTTAGTTTCGGCTGTTTTTTCATCATCCTCGCTAAGCGCTTTATCTTTTTTAAGTATTTTTAAATTTTCCATGGCTTTGCGACGATGATTACGAATTTCGATCTTCATGTCCTCGGCCATTTTGTGCACCTGCTTGGCCAACTCCTTGCGGCGTTCCTCGGTCAAGGGTGGAAATGCCAGACGAATGGCCTTCCCGTCATTAATAGGGGTAATCCCCAGATTGGCTTTTAAAATCGCTTTTTCGATCTCAGCCAGTGTTCCGACATCCCAGGGTTTAATCTCCAGCGTACGCGCATCCGGTATCACCACGGATGCCACCTGATTGACCGGCATCTGGCTGCCATAGTAATCAACCCGTACAGCATCCAGGATCGCTGCTGAAGCCCGGCCGGTCCGGACCGTGACAAATTCGCGTTTCAGTGCCTCGATCCCACGCTCCATTTTTTCTTTTGCTTCTTGATGAATTACCTCAGGCGTATTGGCGGACATAAAAACCTCCGTTACGTTGGATTTAATAAAAATTTTTCGTAGACAGCATCTTTTAATGCACCAGTGTCCCGATGCGTTTACCCAGTACGGCATTTTTAATATTATCTTTCTTCATCAACTCAAAAACAATCAACAGAAGATTATTTTCCATACACAAGGTTATGGCCGTGGTATCCATCACCTGCAAACGGCGGCGAATCACTTCCATATATTCAAGTTCTTTGAAAAAGTCAGCATTTTTATTTTTCCGGGGATCTGCCGAATAAACACCGCCGACATTGGTTGCCTTTAAAATCACATCCGCATTGATCTCGATCGCCCGCAGCGTTGCTGCCGTATCCGTCGAAAAATAAGGACTCCCGGTTCCTGCCGCAAAGATTACCACCCGGCCTTTTTCCAGATGCCGGATTGCCTTGCGTCGGATATAGGGCTCCGCCACTTTTTGCATCCCGATCGCCGACTGCACCCTGGTCGGAACACCCAATTTTTCCAAGCGTTCCTGAACTGCCAGTGAGTTAATCACCGTTGCCAGCATACCCATATGATCTGCGGTCACCCGATCCATGCCCAGGCCCTCGGCCGCTGCACCCCGCATAATATTGCCGCCGCCTAAAACCAACGCGATCTGGACACCCTGTTTTCGGACGGCCTTAATCTGCTCGCTGATTTCTTGAATGACAGCGTGATCCAACCCCATCTTCTGCTTTCCGGCCAATGCTTCCCCGGAAAGTTTAAGCAAAACACGTTTATATTTCAACTTGCGTGCAGCCGCCATAGCCGCCTTATTCCTCGCCGACTTTGAAGCGGGTGAACCTGCGAATCTGGATATTTTCACCAACCTTGGCAACCGTCTCAGCCACCAATTGGTGGATTTTTTTATCCGGGTCCTTCACAAACACTTGTTCCATAAGACAGATTTCCTCGTAAAATTTTTCCAGTTTTCCGGAAATTATTTTTTCCATAATATCCGCCGGTTTCTTCGATTCAGCCATCTGGGCCTTATAGATCTCACGTTCTTTCTGCAAGGTTTCTTCCGGCACATCCTCGCGCTTTACATACACCGGTCCGGATGCCGCAATATGCATGGCAATGTCCTTGGCCAGATTCTGAAACTCATCGGTCTTGGCCACAAAATCGGTCTCAACATTTACTTCCACCAACACACCCAAGCTGCCCCCGGCATGAATATAGGAAGTAACGATGCCCTCACCTGCCACACGGCCGGCTCGCTTGGATGCGGAAGCCAAACCTTTTTCACGTAGATAGGTAATGGCCTTTTCCATATCACCTTCAGTTTCTTTTAAGGCGGTTTTGCATTCCATCATGCCCACGCCGGTTTTATCCCGTAATTCTTTCACCACTGCTGCTGATATTGTCATTCGACGACTCCTCCTCAAACAAGTAACTTTTAATCATCCTTTTTTAAACAAACACGCCGGATCGTTTGTGCACTTATGTTCTATTACTCCACTGCTTTTGGCGCTTCTGCTTCAGGCGCTGCCGGTGCTACAGGTGTTGCCGGTGCCGGTGCTACAGGCGCTGCCGGTGCCGGTGCTACAGGCGCTACCGGTACTGCCGGTGCGACTGCTGCAGGCGCTGCCGGTGCGGCTGCTTCAGCCGATGCGGCCGCTTCAGCCGGTGCGGCATCTGTACCTTCATTCACTGCCTGCGCTTCCGCCTCAGCTTCCTTCTTTTTCCGTTCTTCGTCCAGACGGCGAATTTCCACACCTTCCAGAGATGACTCGGCCATCAGACTTGAAATCAAACGAACAGCGCGAATTGCATCATCATTTCCCGGAATAATATAATCTACTTCATCAGGATCACAATTGGTATCCACAATACCCACAATTGGAATACCCAATTTACGCCCTTCTGCAATGGCATTGTGTTCCTTTTTGGTATCCACAATGAAGATCGCTCCCGGCAGGTTGTCCATCTCCTTGATGCCGCCCAATGAGCGTTCCATTTTTTCCAATTCTTTGGAAGCCAGCACACGTTCCTTCTTTGGCAGTTTCTCCATCGAGCCGTCTTCCAACATGCGCTCGATTCCCTTCATACGTACAATGGTTTTCTTGATTGTCTGAAAATTAGTCAGAGTACCGCCCAACCAGCGCTGATTCACATAATACATCCCGCAGCGTTTGGCCTCTTCGGAAACCGAGTCCTTGGCCTGTTTTTTCGTACCCACAAAAACAATCTTTTTGCCGCTGGCTGTCAATTCCTTGACAAAACGAATGGCTTCCTTGAGTTTTTTAACGGTTTTTTGGAGATCAATGATATAAATACCATTTCTTTCTCCATAAATGTAACGCGCCATTTTGGGATTCCAACGACGTGTCTGGTGACCAAAGTGAACACCGGCCTCCAAAAGTTGTTTCATTGAGATGTTTACCATAAAAAGCCTCCTAATATTGAGTTTTTTCCGCCGCTGCCTTCATCCGGATGCAAATCCTGCAAGGCATCTCCACCTTATCAGGCACCCCTGCAACCGTCCGGCAGCGTGAGAATTTAGAACGTAGGATGTTAGCATATCGGTTTTTTTACCGCAAGTTAAAATTCAAGAAAATATCGTTTCAGGGGGGTAGTAGAAAACCAAACTACCGGTTTAGGGAATCAGGCCGCTGTCCGAAAGGCCGCTGATTTCAGGCAATCCCAGCATCAAATTCATATTTTGAATTGCCTGGCCTGATGCGCCTTTGATAAGATTGTCCGCCGCGCCGCAGACCACCGCGGTCTGTGTCCGGGAATCAACTGCTGCTTTTATCACACACATATTCGAGCCCACGGCTGATGACAGATCCGGCCAGGGTGCATCCGGTGCCAAGACCCGGACAAAGGGTTCATTCTTATATTTTTCCTGATACATCTGATGAAGCGCTTCCTCTGTAATGATTTTATTCAACCGGCCGTATCCGATTGAAACAATTCCCCGTTTGGCCGGGACCAGATGAGGTGAAAAGGTAATCCGTACCGTTTGTCCGCTTGCCTGGCTGAGTGTCTGTTCCATTTCCGGTGTATGCTGATGCAGACCTGCCATTTTGTAGGGCACAACATTTTCTGATATCCGATTAAACTGGGTTGCAGAATTTAATTTTCTTCCTGCACCGCTGATACCGGACTTGGCATCAACAATCAGGGATTGCGCATCTACCAGTTTGCTTTGCACCAAAGGCAACAGCGACAAAACAGTTGCAGTAACATAACATCCCGGATTGGCAACAAATGAAGCCCCTTTAATCTTTTCCCGGAACAATTCAGGCATCCCGTAGACCGCTTTACCAATCCATTCAGGTGCGCTGTGTTTTTGCGGATACCACTGTTCATACACTGCAACATCATCAAACCGAAAGTCCCCGGAAAGATCAATAACCTTAATCTTTTTCTTCAAAAGCTCCGGCACCCGCTTCATGGATTCGCCATGCGGCACTGCTAAAAAAACCAGATCAACATTTTCGGGAGACAGATCGGTTTCCGCACTTTTGGTTAAAATCCGGTCACCGCAAGCACCCATTGCCGGATAAAGCGCATTGAGTTTCTGTCCGGCAAAGGATTCAGATGTCAGCGCCTGAATCTCAATTTCAGCATGTCCGGCCAACAACCGCACCAATTCCGCACCGGTATATCCGCTGGCCCCAACAATCGCAACTTTTGTCATCCTGTCCCTCTATTATCCGCCGATGGATACTGACCATCCGGCGGTTATTCAAACAAAATAAACCAATTCTTTTCATCCACGAATAACACAAATAAAAAAAATCAAATATTTTAATTAATTCATTTTTTGCCTTTGGGCGGGGGCACCCCGTTCCGCCATTTTACTTTGATGCCTTCACCCTATCCTGTTTTTAATCTTCTCAGCGTTCTTTGCGTCTCTGCGGTAAAATGCTTTAACTTTATGCTTTTGACCTTACGATTTTTCCTTGGCTGCATACACCACTTTATATTTACCCTTCAATGATTCCAGCCAGGCCTTGTACCGCACATCAGAACTTTCCGCCATCATTTTTTTACGAATACTCCCCCGCACTTCCTCAAACGGCATCTGACCACCGGTCTGCTTGTCAATCAACTTGACCACAAAATAGCCTTTGGGTGTCTGTAAAATCCCTGAAACCTGATCAATTTTCAGACGCTTAAAAACTGTTTTCTCAAAAACCGGAAAGCCAATATCCCCCTCTTCAATCCAACCGATATCACCGCCCTTTTCCGCCGTGATTTTATGTTCCGAATACCGTTGAGCGGCAGATGCAAATGCATCCCCCTGTTTGAGTGCCGCCAGGACACGCTGGATTTTTCGTTTTGCTACCTGGTCCTGTGCTTGAAAATCTCCTGATGCAAGTCCTTTGCCGGGACGTTTAATAAATATTTGACTAATTCTGGCTCGATCAGGCCGGGAAAATTCAGAAATATTTTCTTTATAAAACCCCTTCAGTCTTTCATCCGAAACCTCGATACCGGTCTTGAATTCCTGGAGCTTGCTCTGCAACAACCGTTGCCGGATAAGATTTTCGCGGGTACTCTGCATCCGCTGCTTGCGCAAGTCAGCTTCAGTCAGGTGATCTTTTTCCAACTGCATTTTAAATTCACGGTAGCTGGGGAACTGCGCCCGCAGCTGTTCAATTTCTTTGTCCACCCGTTCCTCAATCAGGGCATCGTCAATCTCAATTTCCTGAGACCGGGCTTCCAAAAGCAGCAACTTCCCTTCAATCATACGCGCAATATGGAGTTTGCGCGCTTCCGTCATTTTCGCTTCCAGTTCCCGACCGCGATACTGTGTACTGAAGTGTTCGCGATATTTTGCCAGCGGCTCCTCAATATCCACTGTACTGACAATCTCATTCCCCACCCGGATTTGCACCTGATTAAAAACAACCGGCGGACCGGCCGGGACAACCCGGCTGGCGGCAGAAATGGTCTCTT
The bacterium DNA segment above includes these coding regions:
- the frr gene encoding ribosome recycling factor; amino-acid sequence: MSANTPEVIHQEAKEKMERGIEALKREFVTVRTGRASAAILDAVRVDYYGSQMPVNQVASVVIPDARTLEIKPWDVGTLAEIEKAILKANLGITPINDGKAIRLAFPPLTEERRKELAKQVHKMAEDMKIEIRNHRRKAMENLKILKKDKALSEDDEKTAETKIQKLTDEYISKIDQQTSHKEKELMEV
- a CDS encoding peptidylprolyl isomerase, producing MKKKFRIILAVAAVVQLSTLSGMAADQAPPPKETISAASRVVPAGPPVVFNQVQIRVGNEIVSTVDIEEPLAKYREHFSTQYRGRELEAKMTEARKLHIARMIEGKLLLLEARSQEIEIDDALIEERVDKEIEQLRAQFPSYREFKMQLEKDHLTEADLRKQRMQSTRENLIRQRLLQSKLQEFKTGIEVSDERLKGFYKENISEFSRPDRARISQIFIKRPGKGLASGDFQAQDQVAKRKIQRVLAALKQGDAFASAAQRYSEHKITAEKGGDIGWIEEGDIGFPVFEKTVFKRLKIDQVSGILQTPKGYFVVKLIDKQTGGQMPFEEVRGSIRKKMMAESSDVRYKAWLESLKGKYKVVYAAKEKS
- the tsf gene encoding translation elongation factor Ts; protein product: MTISAAVVKELRDKTGVGMMECKTALKETEGDMEKAITYLREKGLASASKRAGRVAGEGIVTSYIHAGGSLGVLVEVNVETDFVAKTDEFQNLAKDIAMHIAASGPVYVKREDVPEETLQKEREIYKAQMAESKKPADIMEKIISGKLEKFYEEICLMEQVFVKDPDKKIHQLVAETVAKVGENIQIRRFTRFKVGEE
- the rpsB gene encoding 30S ribosomal protein S2, yielding MVNISMKQLLEAGVHFGHQTRRWNPKMARYIYGERNGIYIIDLQKTVKKLKEAIRFVKELTASGKKIVFVGTKKQAKDSVSEEAKRCGMYYVNQRWLGGTLTNFQTIKKTIVRMKGIERMLEDGSMEKLPKKERVLASKELEKMERSLGGIKEMDNLPGAIFIVDTKKEHNAIAEGRKLGIPIVGIVDTNCDPDEVDYIIPGNDDAIRAVRLISSLMAESSLEGVEIRRLDEERKKKEAEAEAQAVNEGTDAAPAEAAASAEAAAPAAPAAVAPAVPVAPVAPAPAAPVAPAPATPVAPAAPEAEAPKAVE
- the argC gene encoding N-acetyl-gamma-glutamyl-phosphate reductase, yielding MTKVAIVGASGYTGAELVRLLAGHAEIEIQALTSESFAGQKLNALYPAMGACGDRILTKSAETDLSPENVDLVFLAVPHGESMKRVPELLKKKIKVIDLSGDFRFDDVAVYEQWYPQKHSAPEWIGKAVYGMPELFREKIKGASFVANPGCYVTATVLSLLPLVQSKLVDAQSLIVDAKSGISGAGRKLNSATQFNRISENVVPYKMAGLHQHTPEMEQTLSQASGQTVRITFSPHLVPAKRGIVSIGYGRLNKIITEEALHQMYQEKYKNEPFVRVLAPDAPWPDLSSAVGSNMCVIKAAVDSRTQTAVVCGAADNLIKGASGQAIQNMNLMLGLPEISGLSDSGLIP
- the pyrH gene encoding UMP kinase; the protein is MAAARKLKYKRVLLKLSGEALAGKQKMGLDHAVIQEISEQIKAVRKQGVQIALVLGGGNIMRGAAAEGLGMDRVTADHMGMLATVINSLAVQERLEKLGVPTRVQSAIGMQKVAEPYIRRKAIRHLEKGRVVIFAAGTGSPYFSTDTAATLRAIEINADVILKATNVGGVYSADPRKNKNADFFKELEYMEVIRRRLQVMDTTAITLCMENNLLLIVFELMKKDNIKNAVLGKRIGTLVH